From a region of the Actinomadura luzonensis genome:
- a CDS encoding SDR family oxidoreductase — MEQTTQRVAVVTGGSGGIGGAVARRLAADGMAVVVHYAGSAGRAEEVVASITRAGGTAVALPGDVADEAPMTALFDETERRFGGIDVVVNTAGIMLLAPVAEMDLDAFDRMHRVNVRGAFVVAQLAARRLRAGGALVNFSTSVIRLQQPTYAAYAATKGAVEAMTLILARELRGRDITVNAVAPGPTATPLFLDGKSEELIGHIAAAAPLERLGTPEDIAESVAFLAGPGGRWINGQVLYANGGIA; from the coding sequence ATGGAGCAGACCACGCAGCGGGTGGCCGTCGTGACCGGCGGATCGGGCGGCATCGGCGGCGCCGTGGCCCGCCGCCTGGCCGCCGACGGCATGGCCGTCGTCGTGCACTACGCGGGCAGCGCCGGCCGCGCCGAGGAGGTCGTCGCCTCGATCACGCGGGCCGGCGGCACGGCCGTGGCCCTCCCTGGCGACGTCGCCGACGAGGCCCCGATGACGGCGCTGTTCGACGAGACGGAGCGGCGTTTCGGCGGGATCGACGTGGTCGTGAACACCGCCGGGATCATGTTGCTCGCCCCGGTCGCCGAGATGGACCTCGACGCCTTCGACCGCATGCACCGGGTCAACGTCCGCGGCGCCTTCGTCGTCGCGCAGCTCGCCGCCCGGCGGCTGCGGGCCGGCGGCGCGCTGGTCAACTTCTCCACCTCGGTCATCCGGCTCCAGCAGCCGACCTACGCGGCGTACGCGGCCACCAAGGGCGCCGTCGAGGCCATGACGCTGATCCTCGCCCGCGAGCTGCGGGGCCGCGACATCACCGTGAACGCCGTCGCCCCCGGCCCGACCGCCACCCCGCTCTTCCTCGACGGCAAGAGCGAGGAGCTGATCGGCCACATCGCCGCCGCCGCGCCGCTGGAGCGGCTCGGCACGCCCGAGGACATCGCCGAGAGCGTGGCGTTCCTGGCCGGGCCCGGCGGGCGCTGGATCAACGGCCAGGTCCTGTACGCCAACGGCGGCATCGCCTGA
- a CDS encoding TetR/AcrR family transcriptional regulator gives MGRAALSRDAVVDLALGLVDEEGEAGLTLSAVAGRAGVATPSLYKHVRNLAELRELLSARIMNEIADEVGAAVLGRSGDEAVRALMEGWRSYVLRHPRRYSAMLQTPDPGLATAGARLVGIMLAALRAYGLADPAAIHAARCLRAAMHGFSVLEAGGAFGLPEKLDDSYALLIGMVTAGLNAPR, from the coding sequence ATGGGTAGGGCGGCGCTGTCCCGCGACGCGGTGGTGGACCTCGCCCTCGGGCTCGTCGACGAGGAGGGCGAGGCCGGGCTGACGCTCTCGGCGGTGGCCGGGCGCGCGGGCGTGGCCACCCCGTCCCTCTACAAGCACGTCCGCAACCTCGCCGAGCTGCGCGAGCTGCTCTCCGCCCGGATCATGAACGAGATCGCCGACGAGGTGGGCGCGGCGGTGCTCGGCCGGTCCGGCGACGAGGCGGTCCGGGCGCTGATGGAGGGCTGGCGCTCGTACGTTCTGCGGCACCCGCGCCGCTACTCGGCCATGCTGCAGACCCCGGACCCGGGGCTCGCGACGGCGGGGGCGCGGCTGGTCGGGATCATGCTGGCCGCGCTGCGGGCGTACGGGCTGGCGGACCCGGCGGCGATCCACGCGGCGCGGTGCCTGCGGGCGGCCATGCACGGGTTCTCGGTGCTGGAGGCCGGCGGCGCGTTCGGGCTGCCGGAGAAGCTGGACGACAGCTACGCCCTGCTGATCGGCATGGTGACCGCGGGCCTGAACGCGCCCCGGTGA
- a CDS encoding dihydrofolate reductase family protein, translating into MRKVVLYHLMSLDGIAYEDGDWLADDGPQLVAYLSRVIATQDDVLLGRGTYDYWAGHWPKSDFQPFAGFINGTRKHVVTSTPLTPEWAGSTPVTIPVRDHVTALKQRPGGDIGVHGSIELARSLLHAGLLDELRLVVAPAVVGHGRRVFEGGDVRLWKLTDLEKGKNGTLFLSYSR; encoded by the coding sequence ATGCGCAAGGTCGTGCTCTACCACCTGATGTCGCTCGACGGCATCGCCTACGAGGACGGCGACTGGCTGGCCGACGACGGCCCGCAACTGGTCGCCTACCTCAGCCGGGTCATCGCCACCCAGGACGACGTCCTGCTGGGCCGCGGCACCTACGACTACTGGGCCGGGCACTGGCCGAAGTCGGACTTCCAGCCCTTCGCCGGCTTCATCAACGGCACCCGCAAGCACGTCGTCACCTCCACCCCGCTCACCCCCGAATGGGCCGGCTCGACGCCGGTCACCATCCCGGTACGCGACCACGTCACCGCCCTGAAACAGCGGCCGGGCGGCGACATCGGCGTCCACGGCAGCATCGAGCTGGCCCGCTCCCTGCTCCACGCCGGCCTCCTCGACGAGCTGCGGCTGGTCGTCGCGCCGGCGGTGGTCGGGCACGGCAGGCGGGTGTTCGAGGGCGGCGACGTCCGCCTGTGGAAACTCACCGACCTCGAGAAAGGCAAGAACGGCACACTGTTCCTGAGCTACAGCCGCTGA
- a CDS encoding helix-turn-helix transcriptional regulator — MASAGHAPPPGMLVVGADGRIRTMTPQARPWLEAMTARLAVPEWLTACSFASLAAAARQEPRSVRLCVPAVSCGWWTAIEAQPLGDGGGSGGGGGGGGGGGGGGGGDVAVLIQRATGSALLPAFCDWYGLTARERQIMAHLYSGDAPKQIARALGLSLHTVGDHLKAIFRKTGASGRDELIAAVNT, encoded by the coding sequence GTGGCGTCCGCCGGGCACGCGCCGCCGCCCGGCATGCTGGTGGTCGGGGCCGACGGCCGGATCCGTACGATGACGCCGCAGGCGCGGCCGTGGCTGGAGGCGATGACGGCGCGGCTGGCCGTGCCGGAGTGGCTGACGGCGTGCTCGTTCGCGAGCCTGGCGGCGGCGGCGCGGCAGGAGCCGCGGTCCGTGCGGTTGTGCGTGCCGGCCGTGAGCTGCGGCTGGTGGACGGCGATCGAGGCGCAGCCGCTCGGCGACGGCGGCGGCAGTGGCGGCGGTGGCGGCGGCGGTGGCGGCGGCGGTGGCGGCGGCGGTGGCGACGTCGCCGTCCTGATCCAGCGCGCGACCGGCTCGGCGTTGCTGCCGGCGTTCTGCGACTGGTACGGCCTCACCGCCCGCGAACGCCAGATCATGGCCCACCTGTACAGCGGTGACGCGCCCAAGCAGATCGCCCGGGCGCTCGGCCTGTCCCTCCACACCGTCGGCGACCACCTCAAGGCGATCTTCCGCAAGACCGGCGCGAGCGGCCGCGACGAGCTGATCGCCGCCGTCAACACGTGA
- a CDS encoding VOC family protein, producing MTDSSIQGVRTVLHPVSDLGKAKAVYAALLGVAPQADSPYYVGFDVEGQHIGLVPGGGPQGMTSPVAYWHVADLDAKLAEVTAAGATVSEAAHEVGGGRRVATVTDPDGNVLGLLQDQ from the coding sequence ATGACGGACTCTTCCATCCAGGGCGTCAGGACCGTGCTGCACCCCGTGTCCGACCTGGGCAAGGCCAAGGCGGTGTACGCGGCTCTGCTCGGCGTCGCGCCGCAGGCCGACTCGCCCTACTACGTCGGCTTCGACGTCGAGGGCCAGCACATCGGGCTGGTGCCGGGCGGCGGGCCGCAGGGCATGACCTCGCCGGTGGCGTACTGGCACGTGGCGGACCTCGACGCGAAGCTCGCCGAGGTGACCGCGGCCGGGGCCACCGTGTCGGAGGCCGCGCACGAGGTCGGCGGCGGACGCCGGGTGGCCACCGTGACCGACCCGGACGGCAACGTCCTCGGCCTCCTCCAGGACCAGTGA
- a CDS encoding phosphotransferase codes for MAVNELPDWLAAWCRERLGGEPAGVLFRLDQISTVFGLRLAGGTDVVVKTRPDDGRAASCVAAQARLAEQGFPCARPLTPATAVGALAVHAEEFRPGGDVLPGDSPDVAARYAEVFARLMDGLAGVRVAPPLPNPRWARWDHAGPGLWPAIAFLDERDQRAVPAHVVDTAARARARLLAAGLPCVLGHADFEAQNLRWHGRQVWTVHDWDSLAWQPEAALAGAASGAFASSGQPTLAPIESSEAFLTAYQEGRGRAFTAAELRVAWAASLWTAAHNARYEAPHGDRPVSGAALREQAAERLRRADA; via the coding sequence GTGGCAGTGAACGAACTGCCGGACTGGCTGGCGGCCTGGTGCCGCGAACGGCTGGGCGGCGAGCCCGCCGGCGTCCTGTTCCGGCTGGATCAGATCTCGACGGTGTTCGGGCTGCGGCTGGCCGGCGGCACGGACGTGGTGGTCAAGACCCGCCCGGACGACGGCAGGGCGGCCTCGTGCGTCGCGGCGCAGGCCCGCCTGGCCGAGCAGGGGTTCCCGTGCGCCCGGCCGCTCACGCCCGCGACCGCGGTCGGCGCGCTGGCCGTGCACGCCGAGGAGTTCCGGCCCGGCGGCGACGTGCTGCCCGGCGACTCGCCGGACGTGGCGGCGCGGTACGCGGAGGTGTTCGCCCGGCTCATGGACGGCCTGGCCGGCGTGCGGGTCGCGCCGCCGCTGCCGAACCCGCGCTGGGCGCGCTGGGACCACGCCGGCCCCGGGCTGTGGCCGGCGATCGCGTTCCTGGACGAGCGGGATCAGCGCGCGGTGCCCGCCCACGTCGTGGACACGGCCGCGCGCGCCCGCGCCCGGCTGCTGGCCGCCGGGCTGCCGTGCGTGCTCGGCCACGCCGACTTCGAGGCGCAGAACCTGCGGTGGCACGGCCGGCAGGTGTGGACGGTCCACGACTGGGACAGCCTGGCCTGGCAGCCGGAGGCGGCGCTGGCCGGGGCGGCGAGCGGGGCGTTCGCCAGCTCAGGGCAGCCCACGCTGGCCCCGATCGAGAGCAGCGAGGCGTTCCTGACGGCCTACCAGGAGGGCAGGGGGCGGGCGTTCACGGCCGCCGAGCTGCGGGTCGCGTGGGCGGCGAGTCTGTGGACGGCGGCGCACAACGCCCGCTACGAGGCGCCGCACGGTGACCGGCCGGTCTCGGGCGCGGCGCTGCGGGAACAGGCCGCCGAACGCCTCCGCCGCGCGGACGCCTGA
- a CDS encoding ClpX C4-type zinc finger protein codes for MTRSRRTRPVGSPDGLLTRCSFCGKPHAEAGRVVAGPGVYICEACVELSRQILDATPPPPEGGPERAHRGPDPRTDAYLSGMSDDDMLAMLPRQAMTMEQAERDLRAWVRLLRERGVTWARIGDALGVSRQAAWDRFAADVADRDETG; via the coding sequence GTGACGCGAAGCAGACGTACGCGCCCCGTGGGCTCCCCCGACGGGCTGCTGACCCGTTGCTCCTTCTGCGGCAAGCCCCACGCCGAGGCCGGCCGGGTCGTCGCGGGCCCCGGCGTCTACATCTGCGAGGCCTGCGTGGAGCTCAGCCGGCAGATCCTCGACGCCACCCCGCCCCCGCCGGAGGGCGGCCCGGAACGCGCGCACCGCGGCCCCGACCCCCGCACCGACGCGTACCTGTCCGGCATGTCCGACGACGACATGCTGGCCATGCTGCCCCGCCAGGCCATGACGATGGAGCAGGCCGAGCGCGACCTGCGCGCGTGGGTGCGGCTGCTGCGGGAGCGCGGCGTCACCTGGGCCAGGATCGGCGACGCGCTGGGGGTCTCCCGCCAGGCCGCCTGGGACCGCTTCGCCGCCGACGTCGCCGACCGCGACGAGACCGGCTGA
- a CDS encoding TetR/AcrR family transcriptional regulator — MSPLKPGRGRRRAEDVRRAAVAAATELLFEEGIRNVTFEKVAARAGVSKVTLYKWWPSPGSLAFEGYFGALEDVLSFPDTGDLRADLTTQLHAFVALLQRRGGVVAEIIGAAQSDPELAAALSAQYVRPRRDLAVDRLAAARRAGQIRPDVDLETIVDQLWGACYHRLLMPAEPLSTAFTDRLLDNLLRGITPDGPHRDEPSAPTD, encoded by the coding sequence GTGTCGCCGCTGAAGCCGGGGCGCGGCCGCCGGCGGGCCGAGGACGTGCGGCGGGCGGCCGTCGCCGCGGCCACCGAGCTGCTGTTCGAGGAGGGCATCAGGAACGTGACGTTCGAGAAGGTCGCGGCCCGCGCCGGGGTCAGCAAGGTCACCCTCTACAAGTGGTGGCCCTCCCCCGGCAGCCTCGCCTTCGAGGGCTACTTCGGCGCGCTGGAGGACGTCCTCTCCTTCCCCGACACCGGCGACCTGCGGGCCGACCTCACCACGCAGCTCCACGCCTTCGTGGCCCTGCTGCAGCGGCGGGGCGGCGTGGTCGCCGAGATCATCGGGGCCGCGCAGAGCGACCCCGAGCTGGCTGCCGCCCTGTCGGCGCAGTACGTCAGGCCGCGCCGCGACCTCGCCGTGGACCGGCTGGCGGCCGCCAGGCGCGCCGGCCAGATCCGCCCGGACGTCGACCTGGAGACGATCGTCGACCAGCTCTGGGGAGCCTGCTACCACCGGCTGCTGATGCCGGCCGAGCCGCTGAGCACCGCCTTCACCGACCGGCTGCTGGACAACCTCCTCCGCGGGATCACCCCGGACGGCCCGCACCGCGACGAGCCGTCGGCCCCTACGGACTGA
- a CDS encoding nuclear transport factor 2 family protein, which translates to MRQIYEAEAAYVAAGGPGKASYEQVAEHLDPEVVLHQAPGLPFTGSGTWRGHDGMERFLARFSEVWESMEFLEQEHWGDEDTVVVKNRVRFRARATGEEVDTLIVQLITVRNGRMLECRPFYWDPQAIAAACRPA; encoded by the coding sequence ATGCGACAGATCTACGAGGCCGAGGCCGCGTACGTGGCCGCAGGCGGACCCGGCAAGGCGAGCTACGAACAGGTCGCCGAGCACCTGGATCCGGAGGTGGTCCTGCACCAAGCCCCCGGGCTGCCTTTCACCGGCTCCGGGACGTGGCGCGGACACGACGGCATGGAGCGGTTCCTGGCCCGCTTCAGCGAGGTCTGGGAGTCGATGGAGTTCCTGGAGCAGGAGCATTGGGGCGATGAGGACACCGTGGTCGTGAAGAACCGGGTGCGCTTCCGGGCCCGCGCCACCGGTGAGGAAGTCGACACGTTGATCGTGCAACTGATCACCGTCAGGAACGGCCGCATGCTCGAATGCCGCCCCTTCTACTGGGACCCCCAGGCCATCGCCGCCGCCTGCCGACCCGCGTGA
- a CDS encoding alpha/beta hydrolase domain-containing protein yields the protein MSPDLRPCEDGDGRPFDAGRAGDVPHGYAERECLLTGTAAAYHEDPAEPGGIGVRARAPYVTRILVRTPEQPERFNGTVVVEWFNVSGFIDAGVEWLYTHSELVRGGYAWVGVSAQCAGVTGSALPPDGPAPGGLKAADPARYGTLRHPGDDYSYDIFSQAGRAAAELFPGARLLAAGVSLSAYRLTTYINHVDPLAQVYDGFLTHSRIGAASLLVLPDPPVMDPRPMPFRGDPRVPVLALLTETDVVTLDYLAARQPDGPRLRVWEVAGAAHVDTYVDVAAGHDMSRVEPARLATALAPRRRAAGAELGHTVNAAPQHHYVANAAVHRLARWVRDGTPPPHAPRLDVLPGPPPALRRDELGNALGGVRTPWMDVPTAVLTGISPDDGLIERLFGETVPFDAATLARLHPGGAADYLAAFGAATDAAVAEGFLLAADSAEIKALAAAAYPPAEIPAAASGTTP from the coding sequence ATGAGCCCCGACCTGCGACCCTGCGAGGACGGCGACGGCCGGCCCTTCGACGCCGGGCGCGCCGGCGACGTCCCGCACGGCTACGCCGAACGGGAGTGCCTGCTCACCGGCACCGCCGCCGCCTACCACGAGGACCCGGCCGAGCCGGGCGGCATCGGCGTGCGCGCCCGCGCCCCGTACGTCACCCGCATCCTCGTCCGCACGCCCGAGCAGCCCGAACGGTTCAACGGGACCGTCGTGGTGGAGTGGTTCAACGTCTCCGGCTTCATCGACGCGGGCGTGGAATGGCTCTACACCCACAGCGAGCTGGTGCGCGGCGGGTACGCCTGGGTCGGCGTCTCCGCGCAGTGCGCCGGCGTCACCGGCAGCGCGCTGCCGCCCGACGGACCGGCCCCGGGCGGGCTCAAGGCCGCCGACCCCGCCCGGTACGGCACTTTGCGCCACCCCGGCGACGACTACTCCTACGACATCTTCTCCCAGGCCGGGCGGGCCGCCGCCGAGCTGTTCCCGGGGGCGCGCCTCCTCGCGGCCGGCGTGTCGCTGTCCGCCTACCGGCTCACCACGTACATCAACCACGTCGACCCGCTCGCCCAGGTCTACGACGGCTTCCTGACGCACAGCCGGATCGGCGCCGCCTCGCTGCTCGTCCTGCCCGACCCGCCCGTGATGGACCCGCGGCCGATGCCGTTCCGGGGCGACCCGCGGGTCCCCGTCCTCGCGCTGCTCACCGAGACCGACGTCGTCACGCTGGACTACCTGGCCGCCCGGCAGCCGGACGGGCCACGCCTGCGCGTATGGGAGGTCGCGGGGGCGGCGCACGTCGACACCTACGTCGACGTCGCCGCCGGCCACGACATGAGCCGCGTCGAGCCCGCCCGCCTGGCCACCGCGCTCGCCCCCCGCAGGCGCGCCGCCGGCGCCGAGCTCGGCCACACCGTGAACGCCGCGCCGCAGCACCACTACGTCGCCAACGCCGCCGTCCACCGGCTCGCCCGCTGGGTGCGCGACGGCACGCCCCCGCCGCACGCGCCGCGCCTGGACGTCCTCCCCGGGCCGCCGCCCGCGCTGCGCCGCGACGAGCTCGGCAACGCGCTCGGCGGCGTCCGCACGCCCTGGATGGACGTGCCCACCGCGGTGCTGACCGGGATCAGCCCCGACGACGGGCTGATCGAGCGGTTGTTCGGCGAGACCGTCCCCTTCGACGCCGCCACCCTGGCCCGGCTCCACCCGGGCGGCGCGGCCGACTACCTGGCGGCCTTCGGCGCGGCCACCGACGCCGCGGTCGCCGAGGGCTTCCTGCTGGCGGCCGACAGCGCCGAGATCAAGGCTCTCGCGGCGGCCGCGTACCCGCCCGCCGAGATCCCAGCGGCGGCCTCCGGCACCACACCGTAA
- a CDS encoding glyoxalase — translation MTSFASVTLEAADAAGAAAFYEAFGLSPYLRVRASDTPSDGFRGFALSLVVAQPGNVDAFVTAALDAGATTLKPATKSFWGYGAVVRAPDGTICKIASSKKKDDAPAARRVDQVALLLGVADVKASKRFYVERGLAVAKSFGGKYVEFAAPSSAVTLALYPRRALAKDAGVAQEGSGSHRLVLGGDAGPCTDPDGFVWEPATA, via the coding sequence ATGACCTCCTTCGCCTCCGTCACCCTGGAAGCCGCCGACGCCGCGGGCGCGGCCGCCTTCTACGAGGCCTTCGGCCTGAGCCCGTACCTGCGGGTCAGGGCCTCCGACACGCCGAGCGACGGCTTCCGCGGGTTCGCGCTGTCGCTCGTGGTCGCCCAGCCGGGCAACGTCGACGCCTTCGTCACCGCCGCCCTCGACGCCGGCGCGACGACGCTGAAGCCCGCGACGAAGAGCTTCTGGGGCTACGGCGCCGTCGTCCGCGCCCCGGACGGGACGATCTGCAAGATCGCGAGCTCCAAGAAGAAGGACGACGCCCCCGCCGCCCGGCGCGTCGACCAGGTCGCCCTCCTGCTGGGCGTGGCGGACGTCAAGGCCAGCAAGCGCTTCTACGTCGAGCGCGGCCTCGCGGTGGCCAAGAGCTTCGGCGGCAAGTACGTCGAGTTCGCCGCCCCGTCGTCGGCCGTCACGCTGGCCCTCTACCCGCGCCGCGCCCTCGCCAAGGACGCGGGCGTGGCCCAGGAGGGGTCCGGCTCGCACCGGCTCGTGCTCGGCGGCGACGCCGGCCCGTGCACCGACCCCGACGGGTTCGTGTGGGAGCCGGCGACCGCCTGA
- a CDS encoding dihydrofolate reductase family protein, which produces MRTIAASLFISLDGVVEEPAEWHFPYFNDEMGAAVTAQMADTLLLGRKTYDSFAGAWPEREAAGDEDAGFAKTLGDARKIVVSRQPLEFTWRNSELLRGDLAEAVTALKNEEGGKIAISGSVSVVRQLLAAGLLDELHLLVHPIAVRKGERLFDEGDTPVPLELIRSETFSTGVLYLVYRPAPAATRAA; this is translated from the coding sequence ATGAGGACCATTGCCGCCAGCCTGTTCATCTCGCTCGACGGTGTCGTGGAGGAGCCCGCGGAGTGGCACTTCCCGTACTTCAACGACGAGATGGGCGCCGCCGTGACGGCGCAGATGGCCGACACCCTGCTGCTGGGCCGCAAGACCTATGACAGCTTCGCCGGGGCGTGGCCGGAGCGGGAGGCGGCCGGCGACGAGGACGCCGGCTTCGCCAAGACGCTCGGCGACGCGCGCAAGATCGTCGTCTCCCGTCAGCCTCTCGAGTTCACCTGGCGCAACTCCGAGCTGCTGCGGGGCGACCTGGCCGAGGCGGTGACCGCGCTGAAGAACGAGGAAGGCGGCAAGATCGCGATCAGCGGCTCGGTCTCGGTGGTCCGCCAGCTCCTCGCCGCGGGGCTGCTGGACGAGCTGCACCTGCTGGTGCACCCGATCGCGGTCCGCAAGGGCGAGCGCCTGTTCGACGAGGGCGACACGCCCGTGCCGCTGGAGCTGATCCGCTCCGAGACCTTCAGCACGGGCGTCCTGTACCTGGTCTACCGTCCCGCCCCGGCCGCCACCCGCGCCGCCTAG
- a CDS encoding DUF7737 domain-containing protein produces MTERRLRQPFKQAFREVYLITPAEAAARVRSSRFAGHIVAHARLFALLKERAWQTTWLGGFDGGHAAEARKELAEGAWRVRFRYDNATPGGREATLAATGQVRFDRRQGRRFAQADLAEVPPLVFGEAMRDVDLFVAVASIAADPGWQDRVEDDDLAYWTQASSGPLPPSAEVRRDALARLIPRTAVADRLTLTDRFLVVRGDLRTYKIHLGSANVLMEPGDVHLCVVQAPRRGSRLFLPFEEDGRLALILSKALLLARDSEITDESVLRQIGRVSP; encoded by the coding sequence GTGACCGAGCGGCGGTTGCGGCAGCCGTTCAAGCAGGCCTTCCGCGAGGTCTACCTGATCACGCCCGCCGAGGCGGCGGCCCGCGTCCGGTCCAGCCGTTTCGCCGGCCACATCGTCGCGCACGCCCGCCTGTTCGCGCTGCTCAAGGAGCGCGCGTGGCAGACGACGTGGCTCGGCGGCTTCGACGGCGGCCACGCCGCCGAGGCGCGCAAGGAGCTGGCCGAGGGCGCCTGGCGGGTCCGGTTCCGTTACGACAACGCCACACCCGGAGGCCGCGAGGCGACGCTGGCCGCCACCGGGCAGGTCCGCTTCGACCGGCGGCAGGGCCGCCGCTTCGCGCAGGCGGACCTGGCCGAGGTGCCGCCGCTGGTGTTCGGCGAGGCGATGCGGGACGTCGACCTGTTCGTGGCCGTCGCCTCGATCGCGGCCGATCCCGGCTGGCAGGACCGCGTCGAGGACGACGATCTCGCCTACTGGACGCAGGCATCCTCCGGCCCGCTGCCGCCCTCGGCCGAGGTGCGCCGCGACGCTCTGGCGCGGCTCATCCCGCGCACCGCGGTCGCCGACCGGCTCACCCTCACCGACCGGTTCCTGGTGGTGCGCGGCGACCTGCGCACGTACAAGATCCACCTGGGCAGCGCGAACGTGCTGATGGAGCCGGGCGACGTCCACCTCTGCGTCGTCCAGGCTCCCAGGCGCGGCTCCCGGCTGTTCCTGCCGTTCGAGGAGGACGGCCGGCTGGCGCTGATCCTCAGCAAGGCGCTCCTGCTGGCCCGCGACAGCGAGATCACCGACGAGAGCGTCCTCCGCCAGATCGGGCGCGTCAGTCCGTAG
- a CDS encoding ABC transporter permease, whose translation MTVPSPPPAPAAHHGRAGVPPVILVPTLVGLVIGTLFVTIFLAAFHTPEPHDLPVGIVGPAGQVEGVERALAATAPGTIAFTGYASAAAARDAVEHRRVYGAYVLPGQGTDARLLYAGANGPAVTSTLEGVFGAVTGPAALRTQDVVPTSSGDTRGLSVFYAGFGLVLAGYLFGLISFQMAPRLHLRARLLSLAAFSVLGGATAALIAGRTGFGALPGDLAAVMAVTILLAMAVGSATLLLMRVGGPAGTLLSSLVLLILGNATSGGILPPAYLPGWLRPLSDVLPVGLGVRALQGVSYFGGDGYARGLVLLVVWAVAGIAAVHALDVAARRRGRVGAGKGLARPAPAAPH comes from the coding sequence TTGACCGTCCCCAGCCCGCCGCCCGCGCCGGCCGCGCACCACGGCCGCGCCGGCGTCCCTCCGGTGATCCTCGTCCCCACCCTGGTCGGGCTCGTGATCGGGACGTTGTTCGTGACGATCTTCCTGGCCGCCTTCCACACGCCCGAGCCGCACGACCTGCCGGTCGGCATCGTCGGCCCGGCCGGGCAGGTCGAGGGCGTCGAGCGGGCGCTCGCCGCGACCGCGCCGGGCACGATCGCGTTCACCGGCTACGCCTCGGCCGCCGCCGCCCGGGACGCCGTCGAGCACCGCCGCGTGTACGGCGCCTACGTCCTGCCCGGCCAGGGCACGGACGCCCGGCTGCTGTACGCGGGCGCGAACGGCCCCGCCGTCACGAGCACCCTCGAAGGCGTCTTCGGCGCCGTCACCGGCCCGGCCGCGCTGCGGACCCAGGACGTCGTCCCCACCTCCAGCGGCGACACCCGCGGCCTGTCGGTCTTCTACGCCGGGTTCGGCCTCGTCCTCGCGGGCTACCTGTTCGGCCTGATCTCCTTCCAGATGGCGCCCCGGCTGCACCTGCGTGCCCGCCTGCTGAGCCTGGCCGCGTTCTCCGTCCTCGGGGGCGCGACGGCCGCGCTCATCGCCGGCCGCACCGGCTTCGGCGCGCTGCCCGGCGACCTCGCCGCCGTCATGGCGGTGACGATCCTGCTGGCGATGGCGGTCGGCTCGGCCACGTTGCTGCTCATGCGCGTCGGCGGCCCGGCCGGGACCCTGCTGTCCTCGCTGGTCCTGCTCATCCTCGGCAACGCCACCAGCGGCGGCATCCTGCCGCCCGCGTACCTGCCGGGCTGGCTGCGTCCCCTGTCGGACGTGCTGCCGGTGGGGCTGGGGGTGCGGGCCCTGCAGGGCGTGTCCTACTTCGGCGGGGACGGGTACGCGCGCGGCCTCGTGCTGCTGGTCGTGTGGGCGGTCGCCGGCATCGCCGCCGTGCACGCCCTCGACGTCGCCGCCCGGCGTCGCGGCCGGGTGGGGGCGGGAAAAGGGCTGGCACGCCCGGCCCCCGCGGCCCCACACTGA
- a CDS encoding alpha/beta fold hydrolase: MTEFLKVDDGQLAYDVAGEGPLIVLAHGIGNGRSAFRHLTPSLVEAGYRVAALDMRGHGESSLGWPSYTRTGVATDLAALIRHLGGPAVVVGHSFAGGSATIVAARHPELVSAVVEVAPFTRVQKIDVGGLLRNARHRRGIIRLMGAAMFKSIGMWMSYLDVAYPGVRPADHAEHLAALEAELRRPGRMDVVGKMGQSAPADAGEHLAGVRRPTLIVMGTHDPDWADPETEANGIVAAMAPGVGGVAMIEGAGHYPHAQYPAEVARVVLAFLGEQAVNG; encoded by the coding sequence ATGACCGAGTTTCTGAAGGTGGACGACGGGCAGCTCGCGTACGACGTGGCCGGGGAAGGGCCGCTGATCGTGCTGGCCCACGGCATCGGCAACGGCCGCAGCGCGTTCCGGCACCTGACGCCGTCGCTGGTCGAGGCCGGCTACCGGGTGGCCGCCCTGGACATGCGCGGACACGGCGAGTCGAGCCTCGGCTGGCCCTCCTACACCCGCACCGGCGTGGCCACCGACCTCGCCGCGCTGATCCGGCACCTGGGCGGGCCGGCGGTCGTCGTGGGCCACTCGTTCGCCGGCGGGTCCGCGACCATCGTGGCGGCCCGGCACCCCGAGCTGGTCAGCGCCGTCGTCGAAGTGGCCCCGTTCACCCGGGTGCAGAAGATCGACGTGGGCGGGCTGCTGCGCAACGCCCGGCACCGCAGGGGCATCATCCGGCTCATGGGCGCCGCGATGTTCAAGAGCATCGGCATGTGGATGAGCTACCTGGACGTGGCCTACCCGGGCGTCCGGCCCGCCGACCACGCCGAGCACCTCGCCGCGCTGGAGGCCGAGCTGCGCCGGCCGGGCCGGATGGACGTGGTCGGCAAGATGGGCCAGTCGGCGCCGGCCGACGCCGGCGAGCACCTGGCCGGCGTCCGGCGTCCCACCCTGATCGTGATGGGCACGCACGACCCCGACTGGGCCGACCCCGAGACCGAGGCGAACGGCATCGTCGCGGCCATGGCGCCCGGCGTGGGCGGCGTCGCCATGATCGAGGGCGCCGGCCACTACCCCCACGCGCAGTACCCGGCCGAGGTCGCCAGGGTCGTCCTCGCCTTCCTGGGCGAGCAGGCCGTCAATGGGTAG